One Microlunatus soli genomic window carries:
- a CDS encoding MFS transporter: MADIRSGDGAGGAYLQGRALRRRAALSAAGAFLDGYDLLIINAALLTLVPQFGLSGARTGMLTSLPFIGMVIGALAAGRLCDLFGRRRIYMIDVGCFLVITLLLAGAQEFWQLVILRFLLGVAIGMDMPTGTSMLAEFSPPKLLGRLTSLMQTVWVFGGMVAAIVGYILHELFGASSWRWMFASAAIPALIIAIARHSLPETPRWKAARSTVVPTAGLPGRRSGIAEILRTPAFRSAVGFFTVYWVVESFLGGPPFVYTALIFNKVLHFEASQALLLNAGLSFVYVLANVFAQFVILDRFGRKRLAAVVCTIAALGAIATGILGHTTVALVVAFGVFAVATQVAPVPFWPWSVEQLPTRIRATGQSIGSAGGKLGQFIGLNIFTTATIAGIGWTTYFVGVGVAFALLVVFVIVVGKETRGADLDALDAIDNSSPTRKEV; the protein is encoded by the coding sequence ATGGCGGATATCAGGTCCGGCGATGGAGCCGGCGGCGCATACCTGCAGGGACGTGCCCTTCGCCGTCGGGCAGCGCTGAGCGCCGCCGGCGCGTTCCTCGACGGCTACGACCTCCTGATCATCAATGCCGCGCTGTTGACGCTGGTTCCACAATTCGGGCTCTCCGGTGCACGGACCGGCATGCTGACCTCGCTGCCCTTCATCGGGATGGTGATCGGCGCCCTGGCCGCCGGACGACTGTGCGACCTCTTCGGCCGACGTCGGATCTACATGATCGACGTGGGCTGCTTCCTGGTGATCACACTGTTGCTCGCCGGAGCCCAGGAGTTCTGGCAGCTCGTCATTTTGCGCTTCTTGCTCGGGGTCGCCATCGGCATGGACATGCCGACCGGTACATCGATGCTGGCCGAGTTCTCTCCCCCGAAACTACTGGGCCGCCTGACCAGCCTGATGCAGACCGTTTGGGTCTTCGGCGGGATGGTTGCCGCGATCGTCGGCTACATCCTCCACGAATTGTTCGGCGCATCCTCGTGGCGCTGGATGTTCGCCTCCGCGGCGATTCCTGCGTTGATCATCGCGATCGCCAGACACTCGCTACCCGAGACACCGCGGTGGAAGGCAGCTCGCTCGACTGTCGTCCCGACCGCCGGTCTGCCGGGTCGTCGCAGTGGGATAGCGGAAATTCTCCGAACTCCGGCCTTCAGGTCGGCCGTCGGGTTCTTCACGGTCTACTGGGTTGTCGAATCGTTCCTCGGTGGCCCGCCGTTCGTCTACACGGCGTTGATCTTCAACAAGGTGCTGCACTTCGAGGCTTCCCAAGCCCTGCTGCTCAATGCCGGACTGTCGTTCGTGTACGTACTGGCCAACGTCTTCGCCCAGTTCGTGATCCTCGATCGCTTCGGGCGCAAACGATTGGCGGCCGTCGTCTGCACGATCGCGGCACTCGGTGCGATCGCCACCGGCATCCTCGGACACACGACCGTCGCTCTGGTCGTGGCGTTCGGGGTGTTCGCGGTCGCCACCCAGGTCGCGCCCGTGCCGTTCTGGCCATGGTCGGTCGAGCAGTTGCCGACCCGGATCCGGGCCACGGGCCAATCGATCGGCAGTGCTGGCGGCAAGCTCGGTCAGTTCATCGGGCTGAACATCTTCACCACCGCGACCATCGCCGGTATCGGCTGGACGACCTACTTCGTCGGCGTTGGCGTGGCCTTCGCTCTGCTCGTGGTCTTCGTGATCGTAGTGGGCAAGGAGACCCGGGGCGCCGACCTGGATGCACTCGATGCGATTGACAACTCTTCACCCACCCGGAAGGAAGTCTGA
- a CDS encoding glycoside hydrolase family 38 N-terminal domain-containing protein, with translation MTTKALIKDHPWSSEKARAGTVAQAVAATAELGELTVRVIPEHLVRRGDQGRERTLRVLIERDGAPVSGAHGAGWSYTLRSGADQLPVHAEPGPADTVRLFTPVADQANPVTLTVANAGTSADLEFVLEPPRDWTIHLVHHSHLDIGYTDPQGVVLGEHVSFLDSCLDLTGSTDDWEDDAKFRWAVESLWSFEQWAAARPEHRVQQLIDRVKEGRVELTAMPYNLHTDTCSTDELHELLRLAQRVEKKYGVKLKSAMQTDVPGTVAGLPDALAALDIRYLSVAHNWAGRSVPQLVGGQHLPRLFRWRSPAGNEVLVWMTDSPHGLAYMEGPVLGFDTSYDMVDDLLPAYLTSMATNPYPFPPGMFGWHGPAVEDREPYPWDILHLRVQGHFGDNAPPRLILAETVKQWNETWESPRIRLSTNADFFEDAEARLGDQIQTFEGDWGDWWVEGVGSGARQQAMVRQAQASVNSSQSAYGLAAAGRPAEPSNTAGRVDTEASQVYHFVSLFNEHTWGAANSWTHSDAGMNSGSQQEIWKFANAINGFDEAATMADHAASALGSVLPINPDATVSFWAVNPTAVPRASGTVRLFLRESRVPLNRLITVTDGRTGAELPFVETPQINPDHRDAGRFVDVRIADVPSFGQVRIDITQGDPVPPTDGAGGDLEWGADFFGRPSSANIPAPGTPAILENDHLRVEVDLAKVVIRSIIEKGTGRELVNSDAVVGFNGYVYDTYTTAGGYNHQANKTSVSEELELLGSRTLARPAALIEWVDDGVEQRLAYEWTADGVNRGWTMLRLGADDAHLVIDNRFDKPSTMTKESAYLSFPFAVDQPDVKYEITGAQTGSGLDHVPGAPRHMRAVRSFVTLTDDRGPVAWVTRDAPLVQSETIALPYAPFPDSTAPREPGTLYSWVHNNIWDTNFPAQQAFEATWRYAVGVRRADETDLDPAVLGVRTAAAVDQPLLGILAAGPADSTDAVRSLLSVDDPRVRVIAVRPIEGPDGRDDLQVRLQSYVDQPVTVAINLTSTPTAAWATTFLGDDHDQLEVAAAEDGASVSVSVPRLGAAAVRLRW, from the coding sequence ATGACCACCAAGGCGTTGATCAAGGACCATCCGTGGTCGAGTGAGAAGGCCCGTGCCGGCACGGTCGCGCAGGCCGTTGCCGCCACCGCCGAGCTCGGCGAGCTGACGGTCCGGGTGATCCCCGAGCACCTGGTCCGGCGCGGTGATCAAGGACGCGAACGGACCTTGCGGGTACTGATCGAACGCGACGGCGCCCCGGTGAGCGGCGCGCACGGCGCCGGCTGGTCCTACACCCTGCGCAGTGGCGCCGATCAGCTGCCGGTGCACGCCGAGCCGGGCCCGGCCGACACCGTACGGCTGTTCACTCCGGTCGCTGATCAGGCGAATCCGGTGACGTTGACGGTGGCCAACGCTGGTACGTCGGCGGATCTGGAGTTCGTCCTGGAACCGCCGCGGGACTGGACCATCCACCTGGTGCACCACTCCCACCTCGACATCGGCTACACCGATCCGCAGGGTGTGGTGCTCGGCGAGCACGTCTCCTTCCTGGACTCGTGCCTCGATCTCACCGGCAGCACCGACGACTGGGAGGACGACGCCAAGTTCCGCTGGGCGGTGGAGTCGCTGTGGTCCTTCGAACAGTGGGCCGCAGCTCGCCCGGAGCACCGGGTCCAGCAGCTGATCGACCGGGTCAAGGAGGGCCGGGTCGAGCTGACCGCGATGCCCTACAACCTGCACACCGACACCTGTTCCACCGACGAGCTGCACGAGCTGCTCCGGCTGGCCCAGCGGGTCGAGAAGAAGTACGGCGTCAAGCTCAAGTCGGCGATGCAGACCGACGTCCCCGGCACCGTCGCCGGATTGCCGGATGCTCTTGCTGCGTTGGACATTCGCTATCTTTCGGTGGCTCACAACTGGGCCGGACGGTCGGTGCCGCAGCTGGTCGGTGGCCAGCATCTGCCCCGGCTCTTCCGCTGGCGTTCGCCGGCCGGCAACGAGGTGCTGGTCTGGATGACCGACAGCCCGCACGGCCTGGCCTACATGGAAGGTCCGGTGCTCGGCTTCGACACCTCCTACGACATGGTCGACGACCTGCTGCCGGCCTACCTGACGTCGATGGCGACCAACCCGTACCCGTTCCCGCCCGGCATGTTCGGCTGGCACGGGCCCGCGGTCGAGGATCGCGAACCGTACCCGTGGGACATCCTGCACCTGCGCGTCCAGGGTCACTTCGGGGACAACGCGCCGCCGCGGTTGATCTTGGCCGAGACCGTCAAGCAGTGGAACGAGACCTGGGAGTCGCCGCGGATCCGGCTGAGCACCAACGCCGACTTCTTCGAAGACGCCGAAGCCCGGCTCGGTGATCAGATCCAGACCTTCGAAGGGGACTGGGGCGACTGGTGGGTCGAGGGTGTCGGTTCCGGCGCCCGGCAGCAGGCGATGGTCCGGCAGGCGCAGGCCTCGGTCAACTCGAGCCAGTCCGCCTACGGTCTGGCCGCCGCGGGACGGCCGGCGGAGCCGAGCAACACCGCCGGCCGGGTCGACACCGAAGCGTCGCAGGTCTACCACTTCGTGTCGTTGTTCAACGAGCACACCTGGGGTGCGGCCAATTCCTGGACCCACTCCGATGCGGGCATGAACTCCGGCTCCCAGCAGGAGATCTGGAAGTTCGCCAACGCGATCAACGGTTTCGACGAGGCCGCGACGATGGCCGATCATGCTGCCTCCGCACTCGGATCGGTGCTGCCGATCAACCCTGATGCGACGGTCAGCTTCTGGGCGGTCAACCCGACCGCCGTCCCGCGGGCCAGCGGCACGGTGCGGCTGTTCCTCCGGGAGAGCCGGGTCCCGCTGAACCGGCTCATCACCGTCACCGACGGCCGGACCGGAGCGGAGTTGCCGTTCGTGGAAACGCCGCAGATCAATCCCGATCACCGGGACGCCGGCCGGTTCGTGGACGTCCGGATCGCCGACGTTCCGTCGTTCGGGCAGGTGCGGATCGACATCACCCAGGGTGACCCCGTACCCCCGACCGACGGGGCCGGCGGCGATCTGGAGTGGGGCGCGGACTTCTTCGGACGCCCCTCCAGCGCCAACATCCCGGCACCGGGAACACCAGCGATCCTGGAAAATGATCACCTGCGGGTCGAGGTCGACCTGGCGAAGGTGGTGATCAGGTCGATCATCGAGAAGGGGACCGGCCGTGAGTTGGTCAACTCCGATGCGGTGGTCGGTTTCAACGGCTACGTCTACGACACCTACACGACCGCCGGCGGCTACAACCACCAGGCCAACAAGACCTCGGTGTCGGAGGAACTGGAGTTGCTCGGCAGTCGGACCCTGGCCCGGCCCGCCGCGCTGATCGAGTGGGTCGACGACGGGGTCGAGCAGCGGCTCGCCTACGAATGGACCGCGGACGGCGTCAACCGGGGTTGGACGATGCTGCGGCTCGGCGCCGACGACGCCCATCTGGTGATCGACAACCGCTTCGACAAGCCGTCCACGATGACCAAGGAGAGCGCCTACCTGTCCTTCCCGTTCGCGGTCGATCAGCCCGACGTCAAGTACGAGATCACCGGGGCACAGACCGGCAGCGGTCTTGATCATGTGCCCGGCGCTCCGCGGCACATGCGGGCCGTGCGATCGTTCGTCACCCTGACCGACGACCGGGGTCCGGTCGCCTGGGTGACCCGGGACGCGCCACTGGTGCAGAGCGAGACGATCGCGCTGCCGTACGCGCCGTTCCCCGACTCGACCGCACCGCGCGAACCGGGAACGCTCTACTCCTGGGTGCACAACAACATCTGGGACACCAACTTCCCCGCCCAGCAAGCCTTCGAGGCGACCTGGCGGTACGCGGTGGGTGTCCGTCGCGCCGACGAGACCGATCTCGACCCGGCCGTCCTCGGAGTGCGCACCGCAGCGGCGGTCGATCAACCACTGCTGGGAATCCTCGCTGCCGGTCCGGCCGACAGCACCGACGCCGTACGCAGCCTGCTGAGCGTCGACGACCCACGGGTCCGGGTGATCGCGGTCCGACCGATCGAGGGCCCCGATGGCCGGGATGATCTTCAGGTCCGGCTGCAGAGCTACGTCGACCAGCCGGTCACGGTCGCCATCAACCTGACCTCGACGCCGACCGCGGCCTGGGCGACGACGTTCCTCGGAGACGACCATGATCAACTCGAGGTCGCAGCCGCCGAGGACGGTGCGAGCGTGTCGGTGTCGGTTCCTCGGCTGGGGGCGGCGGCGGTCCGGCTGCGGTGGTGA
- a CDS encoding LacI family DNA-binding transcriptional regulator: MANGRPTMRDIAAQAGVSPMSVSRALSGGSGVSEQTRAQVLATVEALGYQPNEFARQLRTGGPTHVIALVVTHLANPFYAELALGVERVAAAHGSRVMIMSTMADLDTEREVVTDLRRRPVDGVIIIPATPDHRHLAGLTDQGRPVVFATTPPNGIDADSVTVDDFGGMRSLCTRLLSVGHTRIGLIGLNHAMWTGSERHRGYAAAHAEAGLTIDSALIAERAGDIETASQATRRLLDLDDPPTAIIATNNQMTIGVLRAVRDVGSTAAVAGFDDLEVADLFQHPLTVVKYQAEQLGSRSAELLFNRLALRDEGPSQPAREMITTSIVRYR, from the coding sequence GTGGCCAACGGTCGCCCCACCATGCGCGACATCGCCGCCCAGGCCGGCGTCTCCCCGATGAGTGTTTCGCGCGCGCTGAGCGGCGGCAGCGGGGTGTCGGAGCAGACCCGAGCGCAGGTGCTGGCGACGGTCGAGGCACTCGGCTATCAGCCGAACGAGTTCGCCCGCCAGCTCCGTACCGGCGGCCCGACCCATGTGATCGCCCTGGTCGTCACCCATCTCGCCAACCCGTTCTATGCCGAGCTGGCGCTCGGTGTCGAGCGAGTGGCCGCCGCGCACGGTTCGCGGGTGATGATCATGAGCACGATGGCTGACCTGGACACCGAACGGGAGGTCGTCACCGACCTGCGTCGCCGCCCGGTCGACGGGGTGATCATCATTCCGGCCACCCCCGATCACCGACACCTCGCCGGCCTGACCGATCAGGGCCGGCCGGTGGTCTTCGCCACCACCCCACCCAACGGCATCGACGCCGACAGTGTCACCGTCGACGACTTCGGCGGCATGCGGTCGCTGTGCACCCGACTGCTCAGCGTGGGCCATACCCGGATCGGGCTGATCGGGCTGAATCACGCGATGTGGACCGGCTCCGAACGGCACCGCGGCTACGCGGCGGCTCACGCCGAGGCCGGTCTGACCATCGACAGCGCGCTGATCGCCGAACGTGCGGGCGACATCGAGACCGCGAGCCAGGCGACCCGCCGACTTCTTGATCTTGACGACCCGCCGACCGCGATCATCGCCACCAACAACCAGATGACGATCGGCGTCCTGCGGGCGGTCCGCGACGTCGGTTCCACCGCTGCCGTCGCCGGCTTCGACGATCTGGAGGTCGCCGACCTCTTCCAACACCCGCTCACGGTGGTGAAGTACCAGGCGGAGCAGCTCGGCTCACGCAGCGCCGAGTTGCTGTTCAACCGACTGGCGCTGCGCGACGAAGGACCGTCCCAACCCGCACGCGAGATGATCACGACCTCGATCGTCCGATACCGCTAG
- a CDS encoding carbohydrate ABC transporter permease, producing MIMKPSKIAVNVVVALIALIWLVPTYLIVVNAFTPAKEYTGSPSWWFASADIFSNIKAAFAGANVGAGMLNSLLYAVVGGVIAVLAAALGAFAVTVIPVKRPAIWFWVIFIGTVLPLQTFLAPLFNGYAALSLYDTQYGMILIYAALAVPFAFFVNRNFMLTIPKEVSEAARLDGAGWLSMLVRVHLPLAKGALVAAFIFQFTWIWNDLLFGITLSISPNVRPVMATLADLSGSYSTVGPPVILAGAIVASLPTIVIFFAAQRFFVNSLRLTS from the coding sequence ATGATCATGAAGCCGTCCAAGATCGCTGTGAACGTCGTTGTCGCGTTGATCGCGCTGATCTGGCTGGTGCCGACCTATCTGATCGTCGTCAACGCGTTCACTCCGGCCAAGGAATACACCGGCAGCCCGAGCTGGTGGTTCGCCTCGGCCGACATCTTCAGCAACATCAAGGCCGCCTTCGCCGGCGCCAACGTCGGCGCCGGGATGCTCAATTCCCTGCTGTACGCCGTCGTCGGCGGCGTGATCGCCGTACTGGCCGCTGCACTCGGCGCCTTCGCGGTCACCGTGATCCCGGTCAAGCGGCCCGCCATCTGGTTCTGGGTGATCTTCATCGGCACCGTGCTGCCGTTGCAGACCTTCCTGGCGCCGCTGTTCAACGGCTACGCCGCACTGTCGCTCTACGACACCCAGTACGGGATGATCCTGATCTACGCCGCGCTCGCGGTGCCGTTCGCCTTCTTCGTCAACCGCAACTTCATGCTGACCATCCCCAAGGAGGTCTCCGAAGCGGCCCGGTTGGACGGAGCCGGCTGGTTGTCGATGCTGGTCCGGGTGCACCTGCCGCTGGCCAAGGGTGCGTTGGTGGCGGCGTTCATCTTCCAGTTCACCTGGATCTGGAACGACCTGCTCTTCGGCATCACGCTGTCGATCAGCCCCAACGTCCGACCGGTGATGGCCACCCTGGCCGACCTGTCCGGCTCCTACTCCACCGTCGGACCGCCGGTCATCCTGGCCGGTGCGATCGTCGCCTCACTGCCGACGATCGTGATCTTCTTCGCCGCACAGCGGTTCTTCGTGAACAGCCTGCGGCTCACCTCCTGA
- a CDS encoding sulfatase-like hydrolase/transferase yields MPTNRRPNVLIISSDQQRFDAMGCYGNEHIRTPELDRLAGQGALFENAYSQSPMCAPSRASLMTGLFPRNHGLWANGVEIDDRHRLLSRVLTDAGYDCGLVGKFHLGAAAEGRTERRVDDGFRMFEWAHDPIHPSPQNAYHRWLAENHPDVFAEFSATLAQPWETEAGNQAKGALYLDTVRPEAHYSTWVAETALDFITDDRREGDQPFFLIANFFDPHHPFGAPEEFRALYDAETLPKPVGSVEELAGKPSAQADWSATSYGGTAPGFQDYSPDEISEIIASYYAMVTQVDTQAGRILRALDEQGLAEDTLVIFTSDHGEMLGDHGMILKGPMMYDCAVRVPLLIRWPDHIPAGSRVETVTQTVDLTSTILAATGMTAAMPWAQGQDLAPLTQPEPKRASGRDWALVEYRDSNFPQDPPIFTTMLRSGRHKITIWHGDPATDRAAEGELYDLDTDPAELHNLWHQPGSEQLRTEMLIKLVDTQTGVEDRSRPRVAVW; encoded by the coding sequence ATGCCCACCAACCGCCGACCCAACGTCCTGATCATCTCCAGTGATCAACAACGCTTCGATGCGATGGGCTGCTACGGCAACGAGCACATCCGGACCCCAGAACTCGACCGGCTCGCCGGCCAGGGCGCTCTTTTCGAGAACGCCTACAGCCAGAGCCCGATGTGCGCTCCGTCCAGGGCCAGCCTGATGACGGGACTCTTCCCGCGCAACCACGGCCTGTGGGCCAATGGTGTGGAGATCGACGACCGGCATCGGCTGCTGTCTCGGGTGCTGACCGATGCGGGATACGACTGCGGCCTGGTCGGCAAGTTTCATCTCGGTGCCGCCGCGGAAGGCCGAACCGAACGGCGTGTTGACGACGGTTTCCGGATGTTCGAGTGGGCTCATGATCCGATCCACCCGTCGCCGCAGAATGCCTATCATCGTTGGCTGGCAGAGAATCATCCCGATGTGTTTGCCGAGTTCAGTGCCACCCTTGCACAACCGTGGGAGACCGAGGCGGGGAACCAGGCCAAGGGCGCGCTCTACCTGGACACGGTCCGTCCAGAGGCGCATTACAGCACCTGGGTCGCCGAGACAGCGCTCGACTTCATCACCGACGACCGGAGGGAAGGCGATCAGCCGTTCTTCCTGATCGCGAACTTCTTCGACCCGCACCACCCGTTCGGCGCGCCGGAAGAATTCCGCGCACTCTACGACGCCGAGACGCTCCCCAAACCGGTCGGCAGTGTCGAGGAGTTGGCCGGAAAGCCCAGCGCACAAGCAGATTGGTCAGCCACGTCGTACGGCGGCACCGCTCCCGGCTTCCAGGACTACAGCCCCGACGAGATCTCCGAGATCATTGCCAGCTATTACGCGATGGTGACGCAGGTGGACACCCAGGCGGGGAGGATTCTGCGAGCATTGGACGAGCAGGGCCTCGCCGAGGACACGTTGGTCATCTTCACCAGTGATCATGGTGAGATGCTCGGTGATCACGGGATGATCTTGAAGGGTCCCATGATGTATGACTGTGCCGTGCGGGTGCCGCTGCTGATCCGCTGGCCGGACCATATCCCTGCAGGCAGCCGAGTGGAGACGGTCACTCAGACCGTGGACCTCACCAGCACCATCCTGGCCGCGACAGGCATGACGGCGGCGATGCCGTGGGCGCAAGGGCAGGATCTCGCCCCGCTCACGCAGCCCGAGCCGAAACGAGCCTCGGGGCGCGACTGGGCACTGGTCGAGTATCGGGACAGCAACTTTCCGCAGGACCCGCCGATCTTCACGACCATGCTCCGCTCCGGTCGGCACAAAATCACCATCTGGCACGGCGATCCGGCGACAGACCGAGCGGCCGAAGGTGAACTGTACGACCTCGACACGGATCCGGCCGAGCTGCACAATCTCTGGCATCAACCAGGGTCCGAACAACTACGGACCGAGATGTTGATCAAGCTCGTCGATACCCAGACGGGCGTCGAGGACCGCAGCAGGCCACGCGTCGCGGTGTGGTGA
- a CDS encoding ABC transporter substrate-binding protein, whose translation MGLAAATSGLALSGCAGTLTKPAPGDVVTFINTNATWGPGFDAASKVLKEKCGYVLQSRGVSNTANFQQIVRMSSRTDTSSDLIKWWNGYRLTDVARDGMLADVTGAWDLAEKNGWIDDPELKKSFTWDGKQYGMPLYKTYYVMFYSKKAFAKVGAEVPTTWQEFLDVCEKLKKAKITPIASGGASSWESCIWFGQVLNGSDHQFYLDLVEGRASYLDQKSVDAMKLWVELYQRGYFSAPDIDSTTVPGLFNTAKAGMQLYGTWNTGSFTAAGLTDKDFGEFILPAMPGGEDSVIVESSPLSISSEAHKPDAAMKIDEVWLDPDVQTAWVGFLQDLSANPNVVPKVKAPRDIAAAVAERKPSQAIRYWEASPPPLVEGNVLDLSAFMTNPTPGNIQPTLEKLQKRADIEWKAWNL comes from the coding sequence ATGGGACTCGCGGCGGCCACGAGCGGACTGGCGCTCTCGGGCTGCGCCGGGACGCTGACCAAGCCTGCGCCCGGCGACGTCGTCACGTTCATCAACACCAACGCCACCTGGGGCCCCGGCTTCGACGCGGCCAGCAAGGTGCTCAAGGAGAAATGCGGCTACGTCCTGCAGTCCCGGGGCGTGTCCAATACGGCGAACTTCCAGCAGATCGTCCGGATGTCGTCGCGGACCGATACCTCATCGGACCTGATCAAGTGGTGGAACGGCTACCGGCTCACCGACGTGGCCCGGGACGGGATGCTCGCCGACGTCACCGGCGCCTGGGACCTGGCCGAGAAGAACGGCTGGATCGACGACCCCGAGCTGAAGAAGTCCTTCACCTGGGACGGCAAGCAGTACGGGATGCCGCTCTACAAGACCTACTACGTGATGTTCTACTCCAAGAAGGCCTTCGCCAAGGTCGGCGCCGAGGTGCCGACCACCTGGCAGGAGTTCCTGGACGTCTGCGAAAAGCTGAAGAAGGCCAAGATCACGCCGATCGCTTCCGGCGGCGCCAGTTCCTGGGAATCCTGCATCTGGTTCGGCCAAGTGCTGAACGGCAGTGATCACCAGTTCTACCTCGATCTCGTCGAGGGTCGCGCGTCCTACCTCGATCAGAAGTCCGTGGACGCGATGAAGCTGTGGGTCGAGCTCTACCAACGCGGCTACTTCTCCGCCCCCGACATCGACTCCACCACCGTTCCCGGACTGTTCAACACGGCCAAGGCCGGCATGCAGCTCTACGGGACCTGGAACACCGGCTCTTTCACCGCAGCGGGCCTCACCGACAAGGACTTCGGCGAGTTCATCCTGCCCGCCATGCCCGGCGGCGAGGACTCGGTGATCGTGGAGAGCTCACCGTTGTCGATCTCCTCCGAGGCGCACAAGCCGGATGCGGCCATGAAGATCGACGAGGTCTGGCTCGACCCGGATGTGCAGACGGCCTGGGTCGGCTTCCTGCAGGACCTGTCGGCCAATCCGAACGTCGTGCCCAAGGTCAAGGCGCCACGCGACATCGCGGCGGCGGTCGCGGAGCGCAAACCGTCCCAGGCGATCCGCTACTGGGAGGCCTCACCGCCGCCCCTGGTGGAGGGCAACGTGTTGGACCTGAGCGCCTTCATGACCAACCCGACACCGGGCAACATCCAACCCACGTTGGAGAAGCTGCAGAAGAGAGCCGACATCGAGTGGAAGGCGTGGAACCTGTGA
- a CDS encoding carbohydrate ABC transporter permease — translation MSTTTTTERPTTRPAATDQTRRRATGGSTAAFGFLLIPIAFVLAFMIIPFLITAGDSFFSDNGLSRTFVGLKNYGALFTDSGFGHAIINTLMWVAGTLILPVLLGLIFAVLFNSVSWGVVARWAVTIPYALSGSATALMWTFMLQSDGAVNQMLAAVGLDALQQEWLLHWPMNTITMIVVTAWQGTGAALILFLIGLQSIPAETIEAGRLDGASGFSMFANVIVPQLRPMTVVVVGISIVNSLKTFDLVWLLTQGGPGTESETLALTMYRETFTLNRYGYGAAVSVVLTIVVVLASWLYLRRQVGSTKGA, via the coding sequence GTGAGCACCACGACCACCACCGAACGTCCGACCACCCGCCCGGCGGCGACCGACCAGACCCGCCGCCGCGCTACCGGCGGCTCGACTGCGGCGTTCGGCTTCCTGCTGATCCCGATCGCGTTCGTCCTCGCCTTCATGATCATCCCGTTCCTGATCACCGCCGGTGACAGCTTCTTCTCCGACAACGGTCTGAGCAGGACCTTTGTGGGCCTGAAGAACTACGGAGCGTTGTTCACCGACTCCGGCTTCGGTCACGCGATCATCAACACCCTGATGTGGGTGGCCGGCACGCTGATCCTTCCGGTACTGCTCGGGCTGATCTTCGCCGTCCTGTTCAACAGCGTCAGCTGGGGAGTGGTCGCCCGTTGGGCGGTCACCATCCCGTACGCGTTGTCCGGCTCTGCGACTGCGCTGATGTGGACCTTCATGCTGCAGAGCGACGGCGCGGTCAACCAGATGCTGGCCGCAGTCGGGCTGGACGCTCTGCAGCAGGAATGGCTGCTGCACTGGCCGATGAACACCATCACCATGATCGTCGTCACCGCCTGGCAAGGCACCGGCGCGGCGCTGATCCTGTTCCTGATCGGCCTGCAGTCCATCCCGGCCGAGACGATCGAGGCCGGCCGGCTCGACGGCGCCTCCGGATTCTCGATGTTCGCCAACGTGATCGTGCCCCAGCTGCGGCCGATGACGGTCGTCGTCGTCGGCATCTCCATCGTCAACAGCCTGAAGACCTTCGACCTGGTCTGGCTGCTCACCCAGGGCGGACCGGGCACCGAGTCCGAGACCCTGGCCCTGACCATGTATCGGGAGACCTTCACCCTCAACCGCTACGGCTACGGAGCCGCGGTCTCGGTCGTGTTGACGATCGTCGTCGTGCTCGCCTCCTGGCTCTATCTGCGCCGCCAGGTCGGCAGCACCAAGGGAGCATGA